The Streptomyces fungicidicus nucleotide sequence CCCGGCCCGGCCCCCGCCACCCTGCCGACCGTCCCCGGCCGCGAGGTCGCGGGAGTGGTCGACGCCCTGGGCGACGGCGCCCCCGAGGACCTGCTCGGCAGGCGCGTCGTCGCCCACCTCGGCTTCGTCCCCGGCGGCTACGCGGAGCTGGCCGTCACCGACGCCGCCCGGCTGCACGAGATCCCCGGGCGCCTGGACTTCGCCGCGGCCGTCGCCATGATCGGCACCGGCCGTACGGCGATGGGCATCGTGCAGTTCGCCGAACCGGGCCCCGGCGACGTGGTCCTCGTCCCGGCCGCGGCCGGCGGCCTCGGCACCCTCCTCGTGCAGTACGCGAAGAACGCCGGCGCCACCGTGGTCGGCCTGGCCGGCGGCCCCGCGAAGACGGCGCAGGTGGCGGCCAACGGCGCCGACCTCGCCGTCGACTACACGGACCCCGGCTGGCCCGCGCGGCTCGACGACCACCGCGGCAAGGTCACCGTCGTGTACGACGGCGTGGGCGGCGACGTCGCCCGCGCGGCGGTCGACCTGCTCGCGCCGGACGGCCGGCACATCGTCTTCGGCTGGACCTCCCAGGGCCTGGACAGCGACAGCCCGTACGTCGTCGACGGCGTCTCCGTCAACGTCCTCGGCCCCGAGATGCTGCGCAGGGCCGGCGGCCCCGACCCCCTGCGCACCCTCGAACTGCGCGCCCTCACCGAGGCCGCCGAGGGCCGCCTCACCCCCGCCGTGCACCGCTTCCCGCTCGCCGGGGCCGCCGAGGCCCACCGCGCCCTGGAGAGCAGGGGCACCACCGGCAAGGTCGTCCTGGAGCCGTA carries:
- a CDS encoding zinc-binding dehydrogenase, with protein sequence MHAIRLHAFGPAENLRYEETADPRPGPGQVRIAVRAAGVHLLDAALREGARGPGPAPATLPTVPGREVAGVVDALGDGAPEDLLGRRVVAHLGFVPGGYAELAVTDAARLHEIPGRLDFAAAVAMIGTGRTAMGIVQFAEPGPGDVVLVPAAAGGLGTLLVQYAKNAGATVVGLAGGPAKTAQVAANGADLAVDYTDPGWPARLDDHRGKVTVVYDGVGGDVARAAVDLLAPDGRHIVFGWTSQGLDSDSPYVVDGVSVNVLGPEMLRRAGGPDPLRTLELRALTEAAEGRLTPAVHRFPLAGAAEAHRALESRGTTGKVVLEP